A single region of the Halorussus gelatinilyticus genome encodes:
- a CDS encoding HEAT repeat domain-containing protein translates to MSDEEEADETETEETPEADEQTEETELDTTPLSEEEIEAELDEAEAELEDAETEADLDVVEAHLDEIEGHVEDADLPEPDDEDEEGPREQFEDRLADLRSDLEEQRGPYAEDVVEDVSAAGTTVEETEWTDDGREELVEVVEAFVADVEEILGVTISAPISADIEDLARAIEDAAVEIGEAGLDPDEDEATIAELQDAASDLEGGVDAAEEWDDLETREQLQAQGYYEVLDHRKDYPPEWHALKVWEKRGRADMVLLALDSFQSNFMEEHCKDALERMGHPDSLDKMKELAQRRDESAIRTIGKIGDEDGLDAVLDYVDSDPGLAKPALRAVGEIGSEEATQDVAEQLASDESSIRSQAARALGLIGDTRAIEPLADLLEDDEADEVRASAAWALNQIGTERALDAVRPYADDRAYLVQAEAEKAVESASRPAA, encoded by the coding sequence ATGAGCGACGAGGAAGAGGCCGACGAGACCGAAACCGAGGAGACGCCGGAAGCGGACGAGCAGACCGAGGAGACGGAACTCGACACGACGCCGCTCTCCGAGGAGGAGATCGAAGCGGAACTCGACGAGGCCGAGGCGGAACTCGAAGACGCCGAGACCGAGGCCGACTTAGACGTGGTGGAGGCGCACCTCGACGAAATCGAGGGCCACGTCGAAGACGCCGACCTGCCGGAACCCGACGACGAGGACGAGGAGGGTCCCCGCGAGCAGTTCGAGGACCGCCTCGCGGACCTCCGGAGCGACCTCGAAGAACAGCGCGGCCCCTACGCCGAGGACGTGGTCGAGGACGTGAGCGCGGCCGGAACCACCGTCGAGGAGACCGAGTGGACCGACGACGGCCGCGAGGAACTTGTCGAAGTGGTCGAGGCGTTCGTCGCCGACGTCGAGGAGATTCTCGGCGTGACCATCTCCGCGCCCATCTCGGCCGACATCGAGGACCTCGCCAGAGCCATCGAGGACGCCGCGGTCGAAATCGGCGAGGCGGGACTCGACCCCGACGAGGACGAAGCGACCATCGCGGAACTCCAAGACGCCGCGTCGGACCTCGAAGGCGGCGTCGATGCCGCCGAGGAGTGGGACGACCTCGAAACCCGCGAGCAGTTGCAGGCGCAGGGCTACTACGAGGTCCTCGACCACCGCAAGGATTACCCGCCGGAGTGGCACGCCCTGAAGGTCTGGGAGAAGCGCGGCCGGGCCGACATGGTCCTGCTCGCGCTCGACAGCTTCCAGTCGAACTTCATGGAGGAACACTGCAAGGACGCGCTCGAACGGATGGGTCACCCCGACTCGCTCGACAAGATGAAGGAACTCGCCCAGCGTCGGGACGAGTCCGCCATCCGCACTATCGGGAAGATCGGCGACGAGGACGGTCTCGACGCGGTACTGGACTACGTTGACTCGGACCCCGGTCTCGCCAAGCCCGCGCTCAGAGCGGTCGGCGAAATCGGGAGCGAGGAGGCGACCCAAGACGTCGCCGAGCAGCTCGCGTCCGACGAGTCCTCGATTCGGAGTCAGGCCGCCCGCGCGCTCGGTCTCATCGGCGACACGCGCGCCATCGAACCGCTGGCGGACCTGCTCGAAGACGACGAGGCCGACGAGGTCCGCGCAAGCGCGGCGTGGGCACTCAACCAAATCGGCACCGAGCGCGCGCTCGACGCGGTCCGGCCCTACGCCGACGACCGGGCGTACCTCGTGCAGGCCGAGGCCGAGAAAGCCGTCGAGAGCGCGAGCCGACCCGCGGCGTAA
- a CDS encoding DUF7837 family putative zinc-binding protein, whose amino-acid sequence MAYEPQTVGRCPNCGESITRDYLLIEYESEGRPARFAECPDCRDVVHPSGE is encoded by the coding sequence ATGGCGTACGAACCGCAAACGGTCGGGCGCTGCCCCAACTGCGGCGAATCGATCACCCGCGACTACCTCCTCATCGAATACGAGTCCGAGGGCCGCCCCGCTCGCTTCGCCGAGTGTCCCGACTGCCGGGACGTGGTTCACCCGTCAGGCGAGTAG
- a CDS encoding phospholipase D-like domain-containing protein: MRSSPLTPTLVAVVLVAVVAGAVPTTAASAVESTAEVDSTANAADSPEIVAVFPNPVADGDTGESVALRVSGQTNLSDWALADGEATVSLPNATVSGRVAVSTSPRVARNRTDARVLALDGGLSLANGGETVRLVRGNATVGRVSYRDAPEGERWHRTDEARWRWTPLGATDFGVARTGPTEARAFVLPDAPEVPVETLRRADRRILLAGYSFASPRVADLLADAVRRGVAVRVLVDGTPVGGLSRRSAKILDSLVARGVEVRVLGGPRARYDFHHAKYAVADDRALVMTENWKPAGTGGHASRGWGAVVRSEAAAGRLAALFEADAGYRGAKSWSDFRRGESFTPAEGSPANETYPATFAPNSVNVSQTKVLIAPDNAEAALLDLLDSANRSIRVQQVAIGGRKHSLLRATLRAARRGVEVRILLSSAWYVAEDNRKLVRWLNDRATAENLSLDARLADPRGRYGKIHAKGVVVDGEAAVVGSLNWNNHSARKNREVAVVLRGEEAGGYYANTFDADWKASAGDGSGGPNRVPVGLLAAVAVGAIVAIAVAKREVVFEK; the protein is encoded by the coding sequence GTGCGCTCTTCGCCTCTCACGCCGACGCTCGTCGCCGTCGTTCTCGTCGCTGTCGTCGCCGGAGCGGTGCCGACCACCGCCGCGAGCGCGGTCGAATCGACTGCGGAGGTCGATTCGACCGCAAACGCCGCCGACTCGCCCGAAATCGTCGCCGTCTTCCCGAACCCCGTCGCGGACGGTGACACCGGGGAGTCCGTCGCGCTACGCGTTTCCGGTCAGACGAATCTCTCGGACTGGGCGCTCGCCGACGGCGAGGCGACCGTCTCGCTCCCGAACGCGACCGTCTCGGGCCGGGTCGCGGTCTCGACGTCCCCGCGAGTCGCACGGAACCGGACCGACGCCCGCGTTCTCGCGCTCGACGGCGGCCTCTCGCTGGCGAACGGCGGCGAGACCGTCCGACTGGTCCGCGGGAACGCGACGGTCGGACGCGTCTCGTACCGAGACGCGCCCGAGGGCGAGCGGTGGCACCGAACCGACGAGGCCCGCTGGCGGTGGACGCCGCTCGGCGCGACCGACTTCGGCGTCGCCCGGACCGGCCCGACCGAGGCCCGCGCGTTCGTCCTCCCCGACGCGCCCGAAGTCCCGGTCGAGACGCTCCGTCGGGCCGACCGGCGCATCCTGCTGGCGGGCTACAGTTTCGCCTCGCCGCGCGTCGCCGACCTGCTCGCCGACGCCGTACGCCGGGGAGTCGCGGTTCGCGTGCTGGTGGACGGCACGCCGGTCGGCGGCCTGTCGCGGCGGTCGGCGAAGATTCTGGACTCGCTGGTCGCCCGCGGCGTCGAGGTTCGGGTCCTCGGCGGACCGCGCGCCCGCTACGACTTCCACCACGCGAAGTACGCCGTCGCCGACGACCGGGCGCTCGTGATGACCGAGAACTGGAAGCCGGCGGGCACCGGCGGCCACGCGAGTCGCGGGTGGGGCGCGGTCGTGCGGAGCGAGGCGGCCGCGGGCCGCCTCGCGGCCCTCTTCGAGGCCGATGCCGGTTACCGGGGCGCGAAGTCGTGGTCCGACTTCCGCCGCGGAGAGAGTTTCACCCCCGCCGAGGGTTCGCCCGCGAACGAGACCTACCCCGCGACGTTCGCGCCGAACAGTGTAAACGTTTCTCAGACTAAGGTTTTGATTGCTCCAGACAACGCAGAGGCGGCGCTACTCGACCTGCTGGACTCGGCGAACCGGTCGATTCGCGTCCAACAGGTCGCAATCGGCGGGCGGAAACACTCGCTGCTGCGAGCGACGCTCCGGGCCGCCCGCCGAGGCGTCGAGGTGCGAATCCTTCTGAGCAGCGCGTGGTACGTCGCGGAGGACAACCGGAAACTCGTCCGATGGCTGAACGACCGCGCGACGGCCGAGAACCTGTCGCTCGACGCCCGACTCGCCGACCCCCGCGGGCGCTACGGGAAGATTCACGCCAAGGGCGTCGTGGTGGACGGCGAGGCCGCGGTGGTCGGCAGCCTGAACTGGAACAACCACTCGGCTCGGAAGAACCGAGAGGTCGCGGTCGTGTTGCGCGGCGAGGAAGCGGGCGGGTATTACGCGAACACGTTCGACGCCGACTGGAAGGCGAGCGCGGGCGACGGGAGCGGCGGGCCGAACCGCGTGCCGGTCGGCCTACTCGCGGCGGTCGCCGTCGGAGCAATCGTCGCAATCGCGGTCGCAAAACGAGAGGTGGTCTTCGAGAAGTGA